The Quercus lobata isolate SW786 chromosome 9, ValleyOak3.0 Primary Assembly, whole genome shotgun sequence region aacatttacttaggttaacataattttataaaaataaaataaaaagtcataccatcacaacatgaaaaaatgaaaaccctTAAACCTTcgtcaaaacaaaaaatttatgccattaaaaaaaaacaaaaaaccaaaaatttatgtttttggtaggaTCGGTAAAATCACATACAATCCTACACAATTCTTCATACAATCCTACCATTTTTACGATCCTAGTGCGATCCTAAACGTTTTGGTGAGGTTGGATCATAAAATCTTGCAATCCTACGATCCAAATCGCGATTTTGACAGCCATATTAAAAACTAAGAATTATGTTTCTTTAGAGAGGAATCGTAcccaaaaccatttttttaatccttCAAATTACTTCTTTAATTTGAGTCATTGTTAAGGATCCTCATCTTTCAAACTATTctaattttcaacatttttttaatgcaattttCCACAGAATTTATATGAGACTAGACCCAAAGAATTCAAGCAAATTAAAgaagttaaccaaaaaaataatcacatgGACATGGACAGGTAATTGGCATTCAATATTAAAAGAGATATTATCAACTTAGGTGGTTACTATTACTCAATGGGCAACTGGACAATTTTCCGTTATGTTTATTAAAGCAAATCTTCCCAAATTTGTAACACTTAAATTCAACTCGCTAATAACTGCCGTAAGTTACAATAATCAAAATCATTCattaaaatcacaaaatgatCCCCTCTTAACTTATTTTCTAAACTCACAAGCATGGAAAACCACAAACCAATTACTTTTTTCTCTCAGAAACTAGATTAATTACCTTTTTCAACCTGAATACACCAAAagattttgtgtgtttgtgtttgtattttatCCAATGGAGTCAATTCCATACCGTACTGGCCGGTATCACCGGAATATACCGTATCGGCAAGCAAACCGGTACATATAACCCCCCCCCGTTTCGTACCAGAAAAAATACTGGCCGTAtcggccaatttcgggcaatatTGGCCAAtatagaaaaaagttttttttttttttttttaagttttgtaatttttgaatttttgttaaggcagaatggtaacttatttgcattaacttattagtattatttgttttcttagtatgcaatggtaacttttaagctttctatttttatattgtgttttttttttccttttaattgatactaaattctaaaatcatgaataattagttctgaattgaggaaattttttatggtaaacttttatatttattataatatatacacacacactcatacatatatttatatatatatatatatatatatattttataaatataaaaaatagcggtaaacccgaaacggtacaccggtattgactggtatccgaaatatatcgtaccgctgGCAAAACCGGTACAGCGTCCGGTACAGTATTGACTCCCTTGATTTTATCATAATATTGTTTGGAACTTTTGCTATGGTAAACTAGCAATAGCACattcaaatttttcattctactaaaaaaaaaaaaaaaaaaaaaaatctttgacaTCAAAAATTGATCAAACAATGCAAGAGAagcaaaatttaggtacaatacttagaTACTGTTTCTTAGATTTCCCTCTTAAGATTTAGCCACGTGATTATAATTACCTAAAATACACTTCTACTTTATGAGAAAAAAGCCACATAGCTGTATCTTAAAAGTAGAACCTAAATAATAGCACCTAAGTATTGCATCTAAGTCTTACCCATAAAAAAGTACTCTCTTACTCTATTTATAAGTCATAACCATATAAAATTTAGACAGCATGTTGAGTAAGTGGTAAGTGCAATAATCAAAGAGCAATCTTAATAGTGCTAACACAATAAGTTCTAATCTTATCATATCTATGACCAAAAAAAGACTTTAACTAcaagaagagataaaaagacTTACACCGATGTCAAAACCATCACGAAGAGCTGAATCCTTCCTCCAAGTCATTCTTTGATTAGGGGGTAATTTCCCTGATCTCTGGCCTTCAAAGAACAAGATACTCTTCGACAACGCGTCCCCATAATCATGTGAAGCCACCTTTGTCGCCACCACCATTGTCATCGCAACCAAAACCAACAACCATTGAACTTGACTCATTGTCTCAAttgttttttccctctctttctcaacACAACACTGCCTTTTAACTTATAGTATCTTTTCTAGGATATAGTATCATACATATGACAATAGGAGctatacatatataaacataGGCTATGAGAAAATGCAAGAGAAAGAGTACATACTCGCATTTAGTACTTTAGAGGGAAGCAATGATTCTCTTTTACTAAGGAATTGAAGGGAAACATTCAATTCATCcagtagagaaagagagagagtcataCACACACAATTGGGAGAGAAACACTTCTTGCGCCCCCTTATAAGATGGTGAATGTTGGTTACAGTGTATTTAGATAAATGGATTTGTAACGGGTACCATTAATACTTCAAGTCATGCatacttcttcttccttctcttttggCGGTTAGGTACCATATAATATATCTCACACCAAAGAAACTGAAACCCAACGCATATACTTAAGTactatataatatgatatatacaATACTAAAGAAACTTGCACCCAATGTATATAGTTTGCAAGAGCATTATATATGTCATTCAAATTCCAAGCCAAATAACTATGTTCATATTTAAATGTGCCAAGGTCACTTGAATTTTTTGCTGTTCCAAAGCTAACATCATGTGTCATACTGTCATGTCCTACTAGTTGCAACAACAAACTTACAAAAACGGTTTATCTTCAAGAAAATTTCTTGAAAACTATTAGTTTCAGTCTCTAACGACAATAATATTGTACTTTTATCTATATGTTGAtagttttgatataaaattatcaaaactccAATGTAATGATGGTCTTGAATTGGTGGAttgcaaaaggaaaattttttataaaaataaaataaaattggtggaTTGACTATAGTTTTGTGTCAAAAACTAATTATATGTATTGCGGATGTAATGGAAGACCAATGTATGAAAatctcatataattttttatataaaactatCAAAACCCCGATGTaaagcaagttttttttttttttttttttaaatggtggACACTGGATTGTCTATTGTTTTGTGTCAAAAACTAATTATATTTACCGTTTTAATGGAAGACTAATGTATGAAAATCTCATACaaaaagaaacttaaaaaaaaaaataaaaaaaaatatttcatttttccttattttaagGTTTTACATGATTCATCTCATGAGTCATGATCTCTCCCCCAAGATTTATCTAGTTTTCCTGTTGGATTATACACGTGATCTTCCAAATCAATTCAAGTAGTCCATGATaaggttttcactttttcattatgtgCTTAACAAAAAGCATTGGCATGACatgaaaattaacttttttttcacaacaagACTATATATGAGTCAACAAGGCCCACCCACAATAGTTATATGTTATCATTGCGTTAAAACCAATAAGCTTccctaataattaaattttcaagaattgggtttctcaaaaaaaaaaaaaaaaaaaaaaaaaaaattcaagaattggAATTCCAAGAAATTTACAAAGCCACAAAATTGGCGAAGTCAGCTATAGCTTTGCTTAGCAATTGATTAAAAGAATAGGAAGTTGAAAGGACGCCCGGATTTTCTTGATGATTGGAGCCTTGGAGTTGGAGGTGTCTCTGTCTTTACTTCGGGGTTTCTTTTAGGGAAGGTAGAAAAGTGCTTTCCCAACGGCACACACCAGGGTTTgtactttttaaagtttaaggaaaGGGTTGCATCCATTTTCATCcctctttttttaacaaatgatTACTTTacttttaggaaaatataagtatataactgTCTATTCACATCCTAtcttcatctcaaaaaaaaaaaaaaaaaatcctctcttGTAAAATATATAGCTAATCTTGTCAAATTATATAACTTTCATAATAAGGGGAGAGATAGCATTTTATTCTATAAGTGAAGGAATGAGAATTCAAATCCACCAATGATGATTATTGTAATGTAGACTCAAATTTTGATGACTTTTAGTCAAAAGAATGGTTAACATTATCAAAagaatgcattttatttatcCATGAATGAAAACTCAATTGCTTTTTTAGCTTATAAGTGAAagaatgaaaattcaaattcaaattttccatATAATGAGACTGAACAATATTATTGAGTTATAAATTTTCGGTTGAAAAGCTCAAATACTTGTTAAGAGAATGCATTTTATTCTCATATATTTGTTGGTTTGGTTAAGCCAATCACTTCCTCCtcactaaacttttttttttcccctctttccATTAAAACAGGGGGGGGGAGGAGGATGGAGGGGAAATATTGAGGCCTCTCCACTCTCCAGACTCAGTAATGGGAAAGAGTTctgagcaaaagaaaaaaaaaaaatctaacatcaAGGAAAGTTTTAGCCCAATCATTTTTCGTGGTGGGCTCACTTGACAACACCATTTGCACATGTTTCTCCTCCAATTTTATGTTGCAACGGGTGGTGAGCCCAATAGAATGCGAGCTTGAGATGAATAACAACGTGTTCTGGGCCACTAAGGCACTAACCCAATGGGCCTAGTggtaattaattttaattcactTTTCTagatcgagagagagagagagtcaaattTTAGTTTAACCTTTAAATTCTGACAATCACATGCAAGCAAAGActgaaataaatttgaaatcttATACCATTTATTTGTcctgttttaaaaattaaactttgtaaatgagcattttttattatcttgtctattatataaaaatgtataagttttcaaaatacccttattagtttaaactatAGAAAAAGAATGGTATTGACTTTCTAAATAAAGCAAAggataagatagaaattttatttattaattttaagaagaagacttcattttgaaatatttcaaaatgaaatagaCGACCAACAAATTAAGACGGAGGAAGTATATATTTCAActacaataaataatttaaaaaaaaaaaatagaagacaataaacaaacaaaacaatgtGTTAGGAATTGCACAAAAATCTATGTATCTTGTGAGGATTTATCTAAAATCATGTAGTAATGTTACCTGGGGCAGGAATGattgaagattaaaaaaaaaaaaaaaaaaaatcaaaccctgGTCGGATCTTGGCGCCAATTCCGTTAATGGTTAATTGCCTAATATGTATTTTACACAAGATTAGCGTTTATTAGTGTCCAGGCTTCATAGAGAATAGTGTTTTGATACTCTCAAAAACTCCAGACACCTCACATGGAAAAATGAACCTCTATTCATTAAGGCTAAAATTAATTCATAGCCATCAGTTGCAAAAAATTCCTTTTATCTAGGCTTGCTCTATAATCTATAGTGCTCAAGATCTAGTTTACTATGCTTGGTTTTGCTAGATTGGTTGACTTTGAAGTCATATTTATTGAATATCAGGCAATGAGAGTATTCACTCACAAACTCAGGGAAGGAATTGTCATATTTCCTAATagttggaatccatatttcgtaAGCCATTGCATGTTTGATTGGAGATCTCAAGAATGATTGTTTAAAATGATGTAAAAACTGCAGTTTAAAAAGTGTTATGGAAACACGTGTTTACAGTATCCATAaagcaaaaaatgtgtttagtaCTATGTTTcaagggaaatgttaacgagTGCCGTGCGGCATTGGTTAAGAAtctaattaaagaaagtttttatggaaaaaaaaaaaaacaattaatgttttgacagtttttttttcatttctcataaaattgatatcaaaactttcctaaaatggattctTAACCAATGCCGTACGACACTCGTTAACATAACCCAtgtttcaaataacatgtttcagtgtgtgaaaaaatatagttgtgtatttggtatgtgtgtgttttattttttaaaagctgACAAAAAAGAAGGCCCCACCAGTGAGAGAGGGAAGTCAGTTATGTGTTGTCTAATCAAGAGTGAGCCccatgattttcaaaatatttacaaaagtacTATTAAGCAACGttatttgaaaactgaaaacgaGTAAaatgagttttctaaatttagtttttaaacacCCTAAATAAGTAACGTAACTCAAACACTCCAATAAAAAACACTCATACCAAACACGTTACCAACTTTTCCCAATGGATTACATTTTCCTAACCATCCTAAAAGACAATCACTTAATGCATTTCTTAGGAGAACTTTCTACCTCATTGCATGTGAAATTATTCACAGAATCTAGTTATCTTCTCACCCAATAAAATGCAATCACTTGTTTTAAATAATTGAATTGGATCTTATTCGATCCATATAAATGAACCTCAATTTACTTTAGTGATGATTGAcggattttaataaaattattatattaattccAAGGAATTGATATAAtctaattattataaatattgctatttaataaatatttgtcAAATAATCCTCTATGGATTTGAAGATTTTACTATAATCTACTTTATTTTGATTTAGTGATATTATCCAATTCTCCCATGaaagaaaatttgagtttgaatttcCACTTCCTTTCTTGTAagtaagtaaaagaaaaactccattatgATCAATGAATGCATTAGATTTGGCCATACTGAAAAAGAATTTGTAACAATGTAGGGGTTAGGTTAAGAGTTAGGCTCATTTCTCACCCCCGGCCCCAACTTTCCCAAATGAAAAGAGGTCTTTTTCAGAAAGGAAACCTACCTTATCAGGCATTTTCAACCAACCAAATGAGGGAAACACCATTTTTCCCCCTCCTTCCGGTTCCTTTAATCTTTCCCAAACAATTCCTTTTCCTACCATGCATTTTCAACCAGAAACACAATTCTTCACTCCTTATATGGTCCCTTTCATTCCTTTCAGACAATTCATTTTCAACCAAcccaaacaagagaaaaacCATTCTTCTCTCCTTCCTTCCTTCACCTTTAATCCCTCCCATTTTCTGCCCAACAcatgaagttttttttgttgCCCATTCATTAATTCAGTAATGCTGTAGTGTATTATTCACTCTTTTGATTATGTTACCCATTTATCAATCCCTGACActtgttgtttattttattaacataaaaataactCACATAGATTAATGTTGATGTTATCCTAACAAGAAGTAATTAGGTTTTACGTATATAATGGTCATAGTAATTGTGATTGTATTAATACTCCATCCAAATCAAGAAAATCGCGCGTGGACATTATTAGCAAACCTTGCTAGCATGGAAACTAGACAAAATaagtatataataaataaaaagtcccCTATCATGTTGATGCTATATATGTAAAGTGGCCATCTTTACAATGATAACAATTTGGGTATTACTATAAGTGTTAATCCTTAGGTAAATCAACCTAGCTTATTGAACTAAGTTATACCCTTCACATGCAAACTTTTCTCTTAAGCTTTTGAAATCATTAAATATAAATGAACACGGTGACAATGAAGTAGAGTTCCAATTTTTGTCATAAAGCTcacacataaatatacataatCTTTAAGTAAAcattaattggttaattagtAGTGTTCATACTCTCTTTGAAGTTTCATAGTTGAACTTAATGACTAAAGTGATTATTGCTTACTCTACAAACTAGAAAGAACGTGGATTAACCCAAATTTAAGGTCAGTTTAGACACCTAGTTTGAGTGACTTCAACATGCATAACTTCTTCCATTCAAAGAAACTGTTACTTCGAATATAATGGAAATACACTcaacaaaaatacataaatatataagacTCACTTATAATaccttatatttttcaattaaatctaAAATAGATTCATATATTCAAGCCTACTCAAGCATTTGTTTAAAACAAGAAGAACTTCTAAATTCTATTATCTTATATAATATACATTTTTGTTTCCCTTGTAATTTTCgtctaaactaaaattttgctttttctttgtcAAAAGGCCATAACCACCGACCTGTCAGTATATTGTAACATGTTAGCTGCTCAAAACACGGTGCATTAAACCATTGAATCATAAAAGCATAAAATATTGAGCAATGACATAAATACAATTTTCTTACTCAACTTTCtaagataatatataataagttttgttttgaataACATCATTTTCACATAAGTCTATCATGATTAGactcatttttattataaaaaaatgttcaagttactacaaatttgaaatttttactataaaaaatattgacaaattAATGTGGCAAGAGTATTATTAGTGCCACTTAAATATCTTAATAATGGTCAGTACATATGGATCGACGAGCTCTACTCCCTCTCTCTGCCACTCCATTCAAAttggctataaataataatttgaactCTTTTTTTGTAATGATTAGGGAAACATCAATTTGcaaaacttatataataaaatttgtaatatttttaatataggtcttttatttatttttttttttgggtgcaataGCTTGACATAATTAGTGTTACTCCAATATGATTGGTCCCTTTTCTCTTACTTCATCGATTGTCCCGATTGTGTGAACAACTATTCACGCAAAGAAGGTACATTATATCTGTACACACGATTAATAAGTAAAGTCAAGATGCAATATCTTAATTATGTCAACCTTGCACTTGTATTATATACTTGTCATTCATCATCTTTCAAACAAGCCAACCTATTTTACTTACCTGTATCTCCTACATATAGAAACCCCCACCACCGAGATATGACCCTTAAAAACCTCAATACCCAAAtcatagaaacaaaaaagaaacaatcatGGCCATGAACACCAGACTCTTATTCATAatattctttctcttctctacAACCTTCTTCACAGCCCTTTCTTCCAACAATTCCTCCAACATAGACTGGTGGTGCAACAAAACCCCACACCCTGAACAATGCAAGTACTTCATGAACAACAGCCACCACGATTTTGCACCAGAAAACCGATCTGATTTCAGAAAAATGGCGATCCAAGTGGCCTTGGATCGTGCCATGAGTGCACAAATACATGCCTTgcaatttagagaaaaaattgagaacaatcgCCAAAAAGCAGCTTGGTCAGATTGTTTGAAACTTAATGAGTGCACTATTTTGCAATTAAACCGTACCCTTCAAGGTATAGGCACAAATCGTAGCTGTACAGATTTTGATGCACAAACCTGGCTAAGCACAGCCCTCACAAACCTAGAAACGTGTCGACTCGGGTCTTTGGAGTTAAATGTTTCAGACTTTATCTCACCTATCATGTCCAATAACAATGTGTCTGAGCTCATTAGCAATAGTTTGGCCATTAATGGTGTTATTCTAGATGAAGAAAGTAATTATACATATGGGTTTCCAAGCTGGGTTACAAAGCATGAAAGGAAGCTGTTGCAAGCATCAACGTCTTCAATAAAGGCAAATCTTGTGGTGGCTAAAGATGGTTCCGGGAATTATAGGACGGTTCAAGCAGCCATTAACGCAGCATCAAGGAGGAGAAGTACTGGGAGGTTTGTTATACATGTGAAGAGAGGGGTTTATTTCGAAAACATTGAGGTtggcaacaacaacaataatattatGCTCATTGGTGATGGCATGAGGTTTACGATTATCTCAAGCGGCCGGAGTGTTGGAGCAGGAGACACCACCTATAGTTCTGCCACTGCAGGTAAgcattttgatttctttatctcGCCAACTGAGAATTCTTCATTTCACTTGAAATAGAGATAGTCATATTCTGTTCATTTTGttattgatattaaaaaaaaaaaaaaaaaaaaaaaaaaagaagataactatttaaattataaaataaatccatttaaaatgaagaaatcattttcttttaaatatatgtatagTTATTGCTTGTTTTTCTCCATGCATATGAGAATGTGTCATATTCTAGAGAAATATGTGTTTATTGAAGAAATTTGATTGAGAGAAATTAaggatttatttttcttaatttgttgATGTTTACTgctaaattaattttgatagtATATATGTATAGATTATTGTTCTTTCTCCTTGTCAGTTATATATGAGTGTTAAAGACTGATGCGAAAATACTTTCTTCTAGTGTCTTGAACAATGCTTGAAgcttttccataaaaaaataaaataaaataaaaagaacattgCTTGAAgctttatcaattatttttaaactaagGTACGACTActattaaaaacttttaaaatgtaCGATGCCTTTTATGTTACTTAAGTATAATTTCACGCATGTGAAAGCTTttgattaaaattgaaaacaatcaAGTTATGCCTTTTGTTGCACACAAACGCAAGTGAGAGCTTCACaaataatgattaatttatgcatatgcatgtgtgagaaaattgagtttgaagTCTTGTACGGAATAGAacactttattttttggggggcGAAAGAATAGGACTTGGACTTCACTTTTGCTATGCAATTTACACAGCTAATAATATCAGGACAATTTAAATACCATCAGGAGTTCAGGATCAACATCAACTAATTGTAATTGGTCTTGATGGAGACTCTGCAAAGTGAAAAGTTCAAATCTGAATGTATCTTGTCCTGACTTATAAATTAAACTATAGCTTGCCTcctccaactttttttttcttatatgaaatatataatttcaatcaATAATTGGAAGACATTaagtgagtgtttggatagaaattatAATTCCtgcatttgcatttttttttttaaccattgtttttgacttttctcacttttcaacCTGTGTACTATTCACAGTAAAATAAGCGGTAGAGTGCACACCCAGTGGGTTCCGTGCACTCTTCAAGGGactcacaaacttcacttttcagtaattttttcattaaaaatggttCCCATggtattatttacacatttaaaaattattttgttacagtgttttcagttttcagtaaaataagttatatttaaACGGACCCTAAGCCTAAACGTTAAAGCAAAAGGTGAaccaagagtttttttttttttttttttagttattctGGTCATTAATCTAGGTCTTATACATCATTGTTTTTATGATGACAGACCTAGATATTTAAATTGTTGTATTATTATAATACAACAATTTAAATATCTAGGTCTGTCATCATAAAAACAATAATGTATAAGTTATAACCATTCTTTTACCTAATTATTcattcagttaaaaaaaattatgaccatTTATCTgtcttctaaaattatttatttattttttttaaggcattGATGGCACTCACTTCATGGCTCGTGGCATTACATTCAGAAATACTGCTGGTCCCTTAAGGGGCCAAGCAGTCGCGCTCCGATCAGCTTCGGATCTCTCCATCTTCTACCGGTGTGCCATCCAAGGTTACCAAGACACCCTCATGGTCCATTCCCAACGCCAATTCTATAGAGAATGCTACATCTATGGCACAATAGATTTCATATTTGGTAATGCTGCAGTCGTGTTCcaaaattgcatgatatatgTAAGAAGGCCACTAAGGGGCCAAGTCAATGTGATCACGGCCCAAGGTAGAAATGATCCATATCAAAACACCGGGATTTCGATCCAAAACTCTCAAGTACGGGCCGCACCAGACCTCAAGCCCTACATTCGCTCGTTCAAGACGTACTTGGGGCGGCCCTGGATGCAATATTCCCGCACAGTATTTCTTCATACTTATATAGACAGCTTGGTGAGTCCAGTGGGATGGTTGGCATGGGATAGGTCTAGTTTTGCTCTAAGTACTTTGTACTATGGGGAGTATAAGAATTTTGGGCCTCGTTCATCCACCAGATATAGAGTGAGATGGCCTGGATTTCATGTTATAACCAGCCCAAATGTGGCCTTGCGTTTCAGTGTTAAAGGTCTTCTTGCTGGGAGTTCTTGGCTACCAGGAACAGGTGTACCATTCACGCCTGGCCTGTGATCATGTTGCATAGTAATGTAATATAATACATTGAAGTAATTTAtcattcatttataatttatttgtttggaaggAATAAcattattgttatttgtttaaTGTTGGATTTTTCTACATTGTAATaccaatgaaaaaataataattgtaatttctattaatttttattaaatcttgCAAGCATAATATACTTGAGTGCCATGCATTAAAAACTTCAGATTTTAGAGCTAAAATTATGGGGGAAGCTTCACTAGTGTTTAGAATTTCATCAAACATCTTTTTGAAACGACTTTCTTTTATATGT contains the following coding sequences:
- the LOC115958904 gene encoding probable pectinesterase/pectinesterase inhibitor 60; its protein translation is MAMNTRLLFIIFFLFSTTFFTALSSNNSSNIDWWCNKTPHPEQCKYFMNNSHHDFAPENRSDFRKMAIQVALDRAMSAQIHALQFREKIENNRQKAAWSDCLKLNECTILQLNRTLQGIGTNRSCTDFDAQTWLSTALTNLETCRLGSLELNVSDFISPIMSNNNVSELISNSLAINGVILDEESNYTYGFPSWVTKHERKLLQASTSSIKANLVVAKDGSGNYRTVQAAINAASRRRSTGRFVIHVKRGVYFENIEVGNNNNNIMLIGDGMRFTIISSGRSVGAGDTTYSSATAGIDGTHFMARGITFRNTAGPLRGQAVALRSASDLSIFYRCAIQGYQDTLMVHSQRQFYRECYIYGTIDFIFGNAAVVFQNCMIYVRRPLRGQVNVITAQGRNDPYQNTGISIQNSQVRAAPDLKPYIRSFKTYLGRPWMQYSRTVFLHTYIDSLVSPVGWLAWDRSSFALSTLYYGEYKNFGPRSSTRYRVRWPGFHVITSPNVALRFSVKGLLAGSSWLPGTGVPFTPGL